The following proteins are encoded in a genomic region of Debaryomyces hansenii CBS767 chromosome G complete sequence:
- a CDS encoding DEHA2G20020p (weakly similar to CA2182|IPF6871 Candida albicans IPF6871) codes for MDSSDLAYIIPPYLLSTCLGSKLQKIISSKDPQLSLSNVISTKSFSYSKKYNDKKIPKYQYSSDPIVNQLIKEKLVYKLSIIGVLGSNPMENPIDDAYLFELFEMFKHRLLHDDNVDNRNDDTGYESTSKSRKSVFDSSTVGETNFLFSSNKRLSKDYTNFPNNTLRHLLLTSKFDTYHQYRVPPSFVKFSDGQFFNYPLPLTWSPLVPNNYLRYLQDDLNLKISSDDGYSTISLSTLSTNDSLSIDSVNELIPKKKYYNFICDKPVSPAIGVFYYEMEVNQECTESTNFLPILQTNDSSISSNIVMNICMGFTRQCVNYESTSGSAGSTEKDYLNLDNVKDDILINDENSLLNSSLNEDVREMICCQPGEFRGSFAVNFEDSSFYNSIKISEATSRHAALSMNRRLSSLNRQNADDDNGKIDMGIPFDTYMTNETPAKKSYKTDVIGCGINFINKSVFFTLNGVLVKTISNDDLASKQMLNDHVNLFADYNQDDNSAICPIVGFKVQDLKEKNAKFDPTTLKIKTNLGFKEFKFNIENYVTEFRNENQKFMYLSLLDKIQNIKSSNIEIDHIEKSLLNIDDDSKFVNKLIKGYLNHEGYLETFNSFSSDLNSLSTEVSAKQNLDEEADSIVLKKSHALNRQIIKNYILKNQFDLALKFIVMNYADLFALDKGKDIIFEVKKFQFVYLLKKYLEVKLNLNNYEFEFEFNNSESEQELFNKAYEYGKLLQEEYQSDGEKLRSIQEISSAFIVNSQESLRNLPKVDNLLSNYTKGLSYLSNEINNKILDHLGLNKSSNLEQIFNHVDDRINNLSLKYNDEKFMLVNLERDHMDI; via the coding sequence ATGGATTCATCTGATTTAGCGTATATAATACCACCCTATTTACTAAGCACATGCTTGGGTTCTAAACTAcagaaaataatttcttccaagGATCCACAATTGAGTCTTTCCAATGTGATATCTACGAAGTCTTTTAGTTACTCTAAGAAGTACAACGATAAAAAGATTCCCAAGTACCAATATTCATCGGATCCAATTGTAAACCAAttaatcaaagaaaaattagtGTATAAATTGTCCATTATTGGAGTGTTAGGATCAAACCCCATGGAGAACCCGATTGATGACGCATATCTTTTTGAGTTATTTGAAATGTTTAAGCATAGATTATTGCATGATGATAATGTTGATAATAGAAACGATGATACAGGATACGAATctacttcaaaatcaagaaaatctgTTTTCGATTCATCAACAGTTGGTGAAACCAATTTTTTGTTCTCTTCAAATAAACGATTGAGCAAAGATTATACCAATTTCCCCAACAACACTTTGAGGCACTTATTGTtgacttcaaaatttgataCTTACCATCAATATAGAGTTCCACCTAGCTTTGTGAAGTTTAGTGACGGTCAATTCTTTAACTACCCTTTACCGTTAACATGGTCTCCGCTAGTACCTAACAATTATTTGCGTTATTTGCAagatgatttgaatttgaagataagCAGTGATGATGGATACTCAACTATCTCGTTATCAACTCTCTCCACTAATGATCTGTTGTCAATTGATAGTGTGAATGAATTAATCCCTAAGAAAAAATACTACAATTTTATTTGTGATAAGCCGGTTTCTCCTGCAATTGGAGTATTTTATTATGAGATGGAAGTGAATCAAGAATGTACGGAATCCACAAACTTCTTACCTATTTTACAAACCAATGACTCCTCGATTTCATCGAATATAGTTATGAATATATGCATGGGTTTTACCAGGCAATGTGTGAACTACGAATCTACCTCAGGATCAGCTGGGTCGACAGAAAAggattatttgaatttagatAATGTAAAGGATGATATTTTAATCAATGACGAAAATTCTCTTCTTAATTCCCTGCTAAATGAAGACGTCCGAGAAATGATTTGCTGTCAACCCGGAGAATTTAGAGGAAGTTTTGCAGTTAACTTTGAAGATCTGTCATTTTATAACTCCATTAAAATTTCAGAAGCAACTAGTAGACATGCAGCCTTAAGCATGAATAGAAGATTATCATCTTTGAATAGACAGAATGcagatgatgataatggtAAGATTGATATGGGAATTCCGTTTGATACTTACATGACCAACGAAACGCCAGCTAAGAAATCATACAAAACCGATGTGATAGGTTGTGGaatcaacttcattaaCAAATCTGTATTCTTCACATTGAATGGGGTTTTGGTGAAGACAATTTCTAATGATGACTTAGCATCCAAACAAATGTTAAACGATCATGTAAATTTATTTGCTGACTATAACCAAGACGATAACAGTGCAATCTGCCCCATCGTTGGTTTTAAGGTTCAAGAtttgaaagagaaaaatgCCAAATTTGATCCCACAACTTTAAAAATTAAGACAAATCTAGGATTCAAGGAgttcaaattcaatattgaaaattacgTTACTGAATTTCGTAACGAAAATCAAAAGTTTATGTACTTATCCTTActtgataaaattcaaaacatAAAGTCTTCCAACATTGAAATAGATCACATCGAAAAGTCATTGTTGAATATCGATGATGATTCTAAATTCGTcaacaaattaattaaaggATATCTCAATCATGAAGGATATTTAGAAAcatttaattctttcagCTCGGATTTAAATAGTTTATCTACTGAAGTCAGCGCAAAGCAGAatttagatgaagaagctgATTCGATAGTCTTAAAGAAATCTCACGCTCTAAACAGacaaattatcaaaaactACATTTTAAAGAACCAATTTGATCTTGCACTTAAGTTTATAGTTATGAATTATGCGGATCTATTTGCCCTTGATAAAGGCAAAGatataatatttgaagtcaaaaaatttcaatttgtcTATCTCTTGAAAAAATACCTTGAGGTGAAATTAAATCTAAATAATTACGAATTTGAATTCGAGTTTAATAATAGTGAAAGTGAACAggaattatttaataaggCATATGAATATGGAAAATTATTACAAGAGGAATATCAAAGTGATGGCGAGAAATTAAGatcaattcaagaaatatcatCGGCGTTTATTGTTAATAGTCAAGAATCTTTGAGGAATTTACCTAAGGTTGATAATTTGCTTTCTAATTATACGAAAGGCTTATCGTATCTatcaaatgaaatcaacaataaGATATTAGATCATTTAGGATTGAATAAAAGCTCAAATTTGGAACAAATATTCAATCATGTGGATGATAGGATTAATAACTTGAGTTTAAAATATAACGACGAAAAATTTATGCTAGTAAATCTTGAAAGAGATCATATGGATATATAA
- a CDS encoding DEHA2G19954p (similar to CA3025|IPF11503 Candida albicans IPF11503): MLYLIIGGAIRGLQFIWTIINLGLAAGLIADLDYGYSRVVYSLVISVFTIIYLVVVMLPICFRLASPLVILVCECIFMIFWLASFAAMANAFGDVDCTYFNRYYDTNRWCSLGKAMIAFGLFNWVSFCVSLILLIIFTVIPFGYRDNNLMARNSFKMGAIFPEVVPSKATQDVENPVGTTSNEMAPEASGESKEVDKVESPATPIDAT; the protein is encoded by the coding sequence ATGTTATACCTTATAATCGGTGGAGCCATTCGTGGACTCCAGTTCATTTGGacaattattaatttaggGCTCGCTGCTGGTCTTATAGCAGATTTGGACTATGGTTACAGTCGGGTGGTGTACTCGCTAGTAATCTCAGtctttacaattatttacTTAGTGGTAGTGATGTTGCCAATATGCTTCCGGTTGGCGTCTCCTTTGGTGATTTTGGTGTGTGAATGCATATTCATGATTTTCTGGTTGGCGTCATTTGCAGCAATGGCCAATGCGTTTGGTGATGTGGATTGTACGTACTTCAACCGGTATTATGACACCAATCGGTGGTGCCTGTTGGGTAAGGCCATGATTGCGTTTGGTTTGTTCAATTGGGTGTCGTTTTGCGTGTCGTTGATCTTGCTTATCATTTTCACCGTTATTCCGTTTGGATATCGTGATAATAACTTGATGGCACGCAATAGCTTTAAGATGGGAGCCATTTTCCCTGAGGTTGTTCCTTCTAAGGCCACGCAGGACGTGGAAAACCCCGTGGGTACCACTAGCAACGAGATGGCTCCTGAGGCTTCGGGTGAGTCCAAAGAGGTTGATAAGGTAGAATCGCCCGCTACTCCAATTGATGCTACATGA
- a CDS encoding DEHA2G20086p (similar to uniprot|P32914 Saccharomyces cerevisiae YGR063C SPT4 Protein that forms a complex with Spt5p and mediates both activation and inhibition of transcription elongation), protein MSARSERACMLCGIIQPFRKFVDFGCPNCESVLHFQDNEDNQVQDCTSPSFEGLVALGDETKSPGGERLRIDSFVAGLYAVKINGKLPPHIIGDLADQNISYRPRDGSAED, encoded by the coding sequence ATGTCAGCAAGAAGTGAAAGAGCATGTATGTTATGTGGGATAATTCAACCATTCAGAAAGtttgttgattttggatGTCCAAACTGTGAGAGTGTGTTACATTTccaagataatgaagataatcaAGTTCAAGATTGCACATCACCGTCGTTCGAAGGTTTGGTGGCATTAGGAGATGAAACAAAAAGTCCTGGGGGCGAGAGGCTCAgaattgattcatttgtCGCTGGATTATATGCTGTCAAAATAAATGGTAAATTACCACCTCATATTATTGGTGATTTGGCCGATCAGAATATTAGTTATAGACCTAGAGATGGAAGTGCTGAAGATTAA
- a CDS encoding DEHA2G20064p (weakly similar to uniprot|P53239 Saccharomyces cerevisiae YGR062C COX18 Mitochondrial inner membrane protein), with translation MFIKARLPLGLQASRNFYKRNQVRHFSVDPHAIISTLTDSLQSVHAYSGIPWWALIPVTTFALRSVWTLPLAIMQRKRIQKQTELRPIISAMNPVLKLNLAKKVQSAKQKAEKSLGNIQGVGTKDQSIENVVNLQSPVATMKYEEILLLATKETRKRQKALFKKHDVQLWKNIILPAFQIPLWVCMSWTMRDLSGWSSWDSLANKPLDSSLYTEGLFWFTDLTTLDPMHIFPLILGVISLCNVEWTFKTLELSRFTRKRLGRPTLTDSMSSVARMSVVFMMAISLNAPVALTLYWLSSQVYSLIQNIILDLMIPISFTPNKRFGYKTSSKSNKPVSVVNTN, from the coding sequence ATGTTTATAAAGGCCAGGCTACCGTTAGGGTTACAGGcttcaagaaatttctATAAAAGAAATCAGGTTAGACATTTTTCGGTAGATCCCCATGCTATTATTTCTACATTGACTGATTCATTACAATCAGTACATGCCTATTCGGGTATCCCCTGGTGGGCCTTGATACCGGTAACTACATTTGCTTTAAGGTCGGTATGGACTTTACCATTGGCTATTATGCAAAGGAAGCGTATTCAGAAGCAGACAGAGTTGAGGCCGATAATAAGTGCTATGAATCCagtattgaaattgaatcttGCGAAGAAAGTGCAGTCAGCTAAACAAAAGGCAGAGAAGTCGTTGGGGAATATTCAGGGGGTGGGAACCAAGGACCAGAGTATAGAAAATGTTGTGAATTTGCAATCTCCCGTGGCAACTATGAAGtatgaagaaattcttTTGCTTGCAACGAAAGAGACTAGAAAAAGACAAAAGgcattattcaagaaaCACGATGTTCAGTTGTGGAAGAACATTATTCTACCAGCATTCCAAATTCCGTTGTGGGTCTGTATGTCGTGGACAATGAGAGATTTGAGTGGTTGGTCATCTTGGGACAGTTTGGCAAACAAACCATTGGACTCCAGCTTATACACCGAAGGATTATTCTGGTTTACTGACCTTACTACTCTTGACCCCATGCATATTTTTCCTTTGATACTTGGTGTGATATCGTTATGTAATGTAGAGTGGACCTTTAAGACGTTGGAATTGCTGAGATTCACTAGAAAAAGGTTAGGAAGACCTACATTAACAGACTCGATGTCCAGTGTAGCGAGGATGTCCGTTGTATTCATGATGGCTATTTCGTTGAATGCTCCTGTTGCGTTGACTTTGTATTGGCTAAGCTCGCAGGTTTATTCcttgattcaaaatataatcTTGGACTTGATGATTCCTATTAGTTTCACGCCTAATAAGAGATTTGGCTATAAGACTCTGTCAAAGAGCAATAAACCTGTATCGGTTGTCAATACCAACTAA
- a CDS encoding DEHA2G19998p (similar to uniprot|P53323 Saccharomyces cerevisiae YGR262C BUD32 Protein involved in bud-site selection) gives MTDHIVKKAQECLPNIPLTVISQGAEALVFYTDVHPYANEPYLQNRGKYVIKYRPSKPYRHPKVDSSITKSRTVGEVKFMYKLNKLNINSPRIISADYNNGIIWMEYIGYSLPNGDVSSFKNWLWYLERNNQDCTSESVEKMCFKVGQLIGKLHLHEMIHGDLTSSNILLNDDEPVLIDFGLSSYSGLAEDRAVDLYVLERAITSTHSVYAKEYNQWLLQGYEDVHKHKEFGKQGQKKLVEVLKKLDDVRLRGRKRSMLG, from the coding sequence ATGACGGATCATATAGTGAAGAAAGCACAAGAGTGCTTACCAAATATCCCATTAACAGTTATATCCCAAGGAGCAGAAGCGTTAGTGTTCTATACTGATGTCCATCCATATGCTAATGAACCATATTTACAAAACCGTGGAAAATACGTCATCAAATATAGACCATCCAAACCATATAGACACCCTAAGGTAGACAGCAGTATTACCAAATCTCGTACTGTGGGGGAAGTAAAGTTCATGTATAAGTTAAACAAgttgaatataaattccCCAAGAATAATTCTGGCAGATTACAATAACGGCATAATTTGGATGGAATACATAGGATACAGCTTACCTAATGGAGACGTGAGCTCTTTCAAGAACTGGTTATGGTATCTTGAAAGGAACAACCAAGATTGTACAAGCGAGTCTGTTGAGAAGATGTGCTTCAAGGTGGGGCAACTTATTGGAAAACTACACTTACACGAAATGATACACGGAGATTTGACTTCGTcgaatatattattgaatgatgatgagCCAGTATTAATCGACTTTGGATTGTCATCATACTCGGGATTAGCAGAAGATAGAGCCGTTGATCTATATGTTTTAGAGAGAGCAATAACCAGTACGCATTCTGTATATGCTAAGGAGTATAACCAATGGTTGTTACAAGGATACGAGGATGTCCATAAGCATAAAGAATTTGGCAAACAGGGCCAAAAGAAATTAGTAGAagtgttgaagaaattagacGACGTAAGATTAAGAGGAAGAAAGAGAAGCATGTTAGGTTGA
- a CDS encoding DEHA2G19910p (highly similar to uniprot|P39954 Saccharomyces cerevisiae YER043C SAH1 S-adenosyl-L-homocysteine hydrolase): MSAPASNYKVADISLAAFGRKDIELSENEMPGLMDIRKKYGSSQPLKGARVAGCLHMTIQTAVLIETLVALGAEVTWSSCNIFSTQDHAAAAIAAAGVPVFAWKGETDEEYEWCIEQQLFAFKDGKKLNLILDDGGDLTTLVHKKYPEMLDDCYGLSEETTTGVHHLYKMLKEGTLKVPAINVNDSVTKSKFDNLYGCRESLIDGIKRATDVMIAGKVAVVAGFGDVGKGCAMALRGMGARVIVTEIDPINALQAAVSGYQVAPLEEVASIGQIFVTTTGCRDIITGVHFEQMPEDAIVCNIGHFDIEIDVAWLKANSESVVEIKPQVDRFLMKNGRHVILLAEGRLVNLGCATGHSSFVMSCSFSNQVLAQIALFKAEDKEFLAKFPEFGKSDKFDIGVHLLPKVLDETVAKCHLDHLGAKLTVLSDVQAEYLGIPKEGPFKADIYKY; this comes from the coding sequence ATGTCTGCTCCAGCTTCCAATTACAAAGTTGCCGATATCTCCTTAGCTGCCTTCGGTagaaaagatattgaattatctgaaaatgaaatgCCAGGTTTAATGGATATCAGAAAGAAATACGGTTCATCTCAACCATTAAAGGGTGCTAGAGTTGCTGGTTGTTTACACATGACCATTCAAACTGCTGTTTTGATCGAAACCTTAGTTGCTTTAGGAGCAGAAGTTACCTGGTCATCATGTAACATTTTCTCTACCCAAGACCACGCTGCTGCTGCTATTGCTGCTGCTGGTGTTCCAGTTTTCGCCTGGAAGGGAGAAACCGACGAAGAATACGAATGGTGTATTGAACAACAATTATTCGCTTTCAAGGACGGTAAGAAATTGAACTTGATCTTGGATGATGGTGGAGACTTGACCACTTTAGTCCACAAGAAGTACCCAGAAATGTTAGACGACTGTTACGGTTTATCTGAAGAAACCACCACCGGTGTCCACCACTTATACAAGATGTTGAAGGAAGGTACCTTAAAGGTTCCAGCTATCAACGTTAACGACTCTGTCACCAAGTCTAAGTTCGATAACTTATACGGTTGTCGTGAATCTTTGATCGATGGTATTAAGAGAGCCACCGATGTTATGATTGCCGGTAAGGTTGCCGTTGTCGCTGGTTTCGGTGATGTCGGTAAGGGTTGTGCCATGGCTTTAAGAGGTATGGGTGCTAGAGTTATTGTTACTGAAATTGATCCAATTAACGCTTTACAAGCTGCCGTTTCTGGTTACCAAGTTGCTCCATTAGAAGAAGTTGCTTCTATTGGTCAAATCTTCGTCACCACCACTGGTTGTCGTGACATTATCACTGGTGTTCACTTTGAACAAATGCCAGAAGATGCTATTGTCTGTAACATTGGTCACTTCGATATCGAAATCGATGTCGCATGGTTAAAGGCCAACTCCGAATCTGTTGTTGAAATCAAGCCACAAGTCGACAGATTCTTGATGAAGAACGGTCGTCACGTTATCTTATTAGCTGAAGGTAGATTAGTTAACTTAGGTTGTGCCACCGGTCACTCATCTTTCGTCATGTCTTGTTCTTTCTCCAACCAAGTTTTGGCCCAAATCGCTTTATTCAAGGCTGAAGACAAAGAATTCCTCGCCAAGTTCCCAGAATTCGGTAAGTCTGACAAATTCGACATCGGTGTCCACTTATTACCAAAGGTTTTGGATGAAACCGTTGCTAAGTGTCACTTGGACCACTTAGGTGCTAAGTTGACCGTCTTATCTGACGTTCAAGCTGAATACTTAGGTATTCCAAAGGAAGGTCCTTTCAAGGCTGATATTTACAAGTACTAG
- a CDS encoding DEHA2G20042p (similar to CA1827|IPF9520 Candida albicans IPF9520), translating to MSRNVEHVLEANELLYDKITESISDQSVKKYNNDKLTLAELDKWRTDELPSILRQRFEKKSNCWLTKDELILLMDWKLAKGVFRPSLPKLIKSNPPDQVEEITKAGFTMFLDYIKEIKNAEDFWKDDSEERRKQYKSNIRSTFKKICELKGVGPATASLILSLLCKINKYLVPPFFSDESFMYYVVDPVRPDTKIKYSVKEYVDELLESYFNILFDFKSDDFLNMDILEKGGWSLKMYDIHRFDTLADLKVPFEVNDSNLNKFIYSSKDDEKKISKDTGEEDVDQPLLKKQKK from the coding sequence ATGTCACGAAATGTAGAGCACGTACTAGAGGCCAATGAGCTACTTTACGATAAGATAACAGAGTCCATATCTGATCAATCTGTtaaaaaatacaataatgataagttGACTTTGGCTGAACTCGACAAATGGAGAACAGATGAACTACCAAGCATATTACGTCAACGATTCGAAAAGAAAAGCAATTGCTGGCTAACTAAAGACgaattgatattgttgaTGGATTGGAAACTTGCAAAAGGTGTATTTAGGCCCTCTTTGCctaaattaatcaaatcaaacCCTCCGGATCAAGTGGAAGAAATAACAAAAGCAGGGTTTACTATGTttcttgattatattaaagaGATCAAGAATGCTGAGGATTTTTGGAAAGATGATTCAGAAGAGAGAAGAAAGCAATATAAATCTAACATCAGATCGAcattcaagaaaatctgTGAGTTAAAAGGTGTTGGGCCTGCAACAGCAAGTTTAATTTTGTCTTTACTAtgcaaaattaataaatatttagttCCGCCATTTTTCAGCGATGAGAGTTTCATGTACTACGTTGTTGATCCAGTTAGGCCTGATAcgaaaataaaatacagTGTAAAAGaatatgttgatgaattattggaatcatACTTTAACATTctatttgatttcaaaaGCGACGACTTTCTTAACATGGATATTCTAGAAAAAGGTGGATGGAGCTTGAAGATGTATGATATTCACAGATTTGATACCTTGGCAGATTTAAAGGTTCCCTTTGAAGTTAACGATagtaatttaaataaatttatttacaGTAGTAAGGACGATGAAAAGAAGATAAGTAAAGATACTGGGGAGGAGGATGTTGACCAGCCACTTCTtaagaaacagaagaagTAA
- a CDS encoding DEHA2G19932p (similar to uniprot|Q02933 Saccharomyces cerevisiae YPL123C RNY1 RNAse) has translation MLALILTISICIFLKGSTCSYINLGSEGIVFGAPNCPVDIPLTCTNSTPIDNSCCFESPGGILLSTQFWDYYPPIGGNESFTLHGLWPDNCDGTYEQFCDDSLNIRSATDIVLNQFGDKVLYGKMSEFWKNFNGNDESLWIHEFNKHATCVKTIRPTCYDNQRYVKNKNVYDFYNITMNLYEKLPTFQFLAAEGIVPSLTQKYSKKQINDALTKYFGKAVYFKCNKYKALQEVWYYHYLQGSLKEENFSPIDTIINSNCPEENIQFIPKNGFNPGPQPPKSPRKGYLESPGKKGCLISNGLWYEAGTCATYAISQQEFGGYKIRSSKGYCGMNSQGQFTCNKQVDPTKNQFQYNKDTRKIGYGGNFAWCLDTEHKHGDGKTAQTPIKISDGQCDSFPVQYGGK, from the coding sequence atgtTGGCCCTCATATTGACCATTTCCATATGTATATTTCTTAAAGGAAGTACGTGCtcatatattaatttaggCTCTGAGGGTATCGTTTTCGGAGCACCAAATTGTCCAGTAGATATTCCTTTAACATGCACCAACTCGACACCTATAGATAATTCATGTTGTTTTGAATCTCCAGGTGGAATCCTATTGCTGACTCAATTTTGGGACTATTATCCTCCAATCGGAGGAAACGAATCGTTTACCTTGCACGGGTTGTGGCCAGACAACTGTGATGGGACATACGAACAATTTTGTGATGACAGCTTGAATATCCGCAGTGCTACTGACATTGTATTGAACCAATTCGGTGACAAGGTTTTGTATGGAAAGATGTCCGAATTTTGGAAGAACTTTAACGGTAACGATGAATCGTTATGGATTCACGAATTCAACAAGCACGCTACATGCGTGAAAACAATCAGACCTACATGCTACGACAATCAACGCTACGTAAAGAACAAAAACGTATATGACTTCTACAATATAACCATGAACCTCTACGAGAAATTGCCCACCTTCCAGTTTTTAGCAGCTGAAGGAATCGTGCCATCATTAACTCAAAAGTACTCCAAGAAGCAAATTAACGATGCATTGACCAAGTACTTCGGGAAAGCTGTTTATTTCAAGTGCAACAAATATAAGGCCTTACAAGAAGTGTGGTACTACCATTATTTGCAGGGTTCATTGAAGGAGGAGAACTTTTCTCCTATCGACACAATTATCAATTCGAACTGTCCAGAAGAGAACATTCAGTTTATTCCTAAGAATGGTTTTAATCCTGGACCCCAGCCACCAAAGTCACCTCGTAAGGGTTATCTTGAGTCCCCTGGGAAAAAAGGATGTCTTATCAGTAATGGTTTATGGTATGAAGCGGGGACCTGTGCAACTTATGCGATCTCACAGCAAGAGTTTGGTGGTTACAAGATTAGGTCATCAAAGGGTTACTGTGGCATGAACTCACAGGGTCAATTCACTTGTAACAAACAAGTTGATCCTACAAAGAACCAGTTTCAATACAATAAGGATACACGAAAGATCGGATATGGAGGGAACTTCGCATGGTGTCTTGACACTGAACATAAACACGGAGACGGCAAGACAGCCCAGACCCCAATCAAAATTAGCGATGGCCAATGTGACTCATTCCCTGTTCAGTATGGAGGTAAATGA
- a CDS encoding DEHA2G19976p (similar to CA4128|IPF6876 Candida albicans IPF6876), which yields MLRTINRAAYGIRLTQMPVASRTLQWHRFYTKDVNNDQIFIHPIADSKFKVSLSPKENALPLGYSKNEKISTTNFDDNDEFLSVLHSNIASNVHNDFAFIVEAGTFANSYMPIYDFREIPSYSRVPEVDNIFGYVHVNGDGKIIPGSYEPNSMYRLCNGAGLPRLSDHIYDLVRQKCETTN from the coding sequence ATGCTAAGAACAATCAATAGAGCAGCGTATGGAATTCGTCTAACACAAATGCCTGTGGCATCTCGAACCCTTCAATGGCACAGATTTTATACCAAAGATGTCAATAACgatcaaatatttatccaTCCCATCGCTGACAGCAAATTTAAGGTATCGTTATCTCCAAAGGAAAATGCTTTACCCCTAGGCTACAGTAAAAACGAAAAGATTAGCACAACAAActttgatgataatgacgaGTTTTTATCAGTACTCCACTCAAATATTGCCCTGAATGTCCACAACGACTTTGCTTTCATCGTTGAGGCAGGCACGTTTGCCAATTCGTATATGCCCATATATGACTTTAGGGAAATTCCAAGCTATAGCCGCGTTCCTGAGGTCGACAACATATTTGGATATGTCCATGTGAATGGAGACGGTAAAATTATTCCTGGTTCGTATGAGCCAAATAGCATGTATAGGTTGTGCAATGGTGCCGGTTTACCTCGTTTAAGTGACCATATCTACGATTTAGTCAGACAGAAGTGCGAGACAACCAATTAA